The following proteins come from a genomic window of Hymenobacter canadensis:
- a CDS encoding sensor histidine kinase has product MRLEAKLALFNALSKLLLVLLGALVIPPIVSRVAVSHTDQRLHEKKREVLALIARDGLTAFVRQEQNEAYADYNILKQEYISLTPEAGQAAPVAVERIFDEQRQVDNDVEDFRILSYRFAAQGRPYRLEIGSSLATVELLEATLRQLALWVLVVGALLTIVTDAAFARFLLRPLSDLITRKLRNVRHPSAFPFAPISTSTTDFRRLDDSLNEMMHQVQSAFEKEREFMSNVSHELLTPVSILQTRFENMLQDPDLSHTHSLKIVESQKTLYRLRNTVRTLLLIANIENEQYLREDSVSMAAVLAEVLNELDDRLTQRELHLRTQLSPDLVLPRANHSLLFTLLFNLLSNAIKYNRQGGSITVTGALLPGGGYRLAVADTGPGIAPENLPHLFDRFRRFNAGGAASPEGFGLGLPIALTIATFHEATLTATSELGKGTTFALEFAGSSVASPVAV; this is encoded by the coding sequence ATGCGCCTCGAAGCCAAGCTGGCCCTATTCAATGCGCTATCCAAGCTGCTGCTGGTGCTGCTGGGGGCACTGGTGATTCCGCCCATCGTGAGCCGGGTGGCCGTGTCGCACACCGACCAGCGCCTGCACGAGAAAAAGCGCGAGGTGCTGGCCCTGATTGCCCGCGACGGCCTGACCGCCTTCGTGCGGCAGGAGCAGAACGAGGCCTACGCCGACTACAACATCCTCAAGCAGGAATACATCAGCCTGACGCCGGAGGCCGGCCAAGCCGCGCCGGTGGCCGTGGAGCGCATCTTTGACGAGCAGCGGCAGGTAGATAATGACGTGGAGGACTTCCGGATTCTGAGCTACCGGTTTGCGGCGCAGGGCCGCCCCTACCGCCTGGAAATTGGCTCGTCGCTGGCTACGGTGGAGCTGCTGGAAGCCACGCTGCGGCAGCTGGCGCTGTGGGTGCTGGTGGTGGGCGCCCTGCTCACCATCGTGACGGACGCGGCCTTTGCGCGCTTTCTGCTGCGCCCCCTCAGCGACCTGATTACGCGCAAGCTGCGCAACGTGCGCCACCCTTCGGCCTTCCCCTTCGCCCCCATCAGCACCAGCACCACCGACTTCCGCCGCCTCGACGACAGCCTCAACGAAATGATGCACCAGGTGCAGTCGGCGTTTGAGAAGGAGCGCGAGTTTATGAGCAACGTGTCGCACGAGCTGCTGACGCCGGTCAGCATCCTGCAGACCCGCTTCGAGAACATGCTGCAGGACCCCGACCTCAGCCATACGCACTCCCTGAAGATTGTAGAATCCCAAAAAACGCTCTACCGCCTGCGCAACACCGTCCGGACGCTACTGCTCATCGCCAACATCGAAAACGAGCAGTACCTGCGCGAGGACTCGGTGAGCATGGCCGCGGTGCTGGCCGAAGTGCTCAACGAGCTCGACGACCGGCTAACCCAGCGCGAGCTGCACCTGCGCACCCAGCTTTCCCCCGACCTGGTGCTGCCCCGCGCCAACCACTCGCTGCTGTTTACGCTGCTGTTCAATCTGCTCAGCAACGCCATCAAGTACAACCGCCAGGGCGGCAGCATCACCGTAACCGGCGCGCTGCTGCCAGGCGGCGGCTACCGCCTGGCCGTGGCCGATACCGGGCCCGGCATTGCCCCCGAAAACTTGCCCCACCTCTTCGACCGGTTCCGGCGCTTCAATGCGGGCGGGGCCGCGTCGCCGGAAGGCTTCGGCCTCGGCCTGCCCATTGCCTTAACCATTGCCACCTTCCACGAGGCCACGCTCACGGCTACCTCGGAGCTGGGCAAAGGCACCACATTTGCCCTGGAATTTGCCGGCAGCTCAGTGGCCAGCCCGGTTGCGGTTTAG
- a CDS encoding four helix bundle protein, producing the protein MTREEKAAYNEAFRNRTKAAALRVIQVVEQLPRTAPADVLARQLLRSATSVAANYRAACRGRSAAEFFAKLSICVEEADETQLWLEMLGDAGLVPKSRLAALELEYGQITAVLTKARKTASEK; encoded by the coding sequence ATGACCAGGGAAGAAAAAGCGGCCTACAATGAAGCATTCCGCAACCGCACAAAAGCCGCTGCACTGCGCGTTATCCAGGTGGTTGAGCAATTGCCAAGAACTGCGCCGGCTGATGTGCTGGCCAGGCAGCTGTTACGGTCTGCTACTTCTGTGGCCGCCAACTATCGGGCAGCGTGCCGGGGCCGCTCTGCCGCCGAATTCTTTGCCAAGCTCAGTATTTGCGTTGAAGAGGCAGACGAAACGCAGTTATGGCTGGAAATGCTGGGAGATGCCGGACTCGTGCCTAAGTCCAGGTTGGCTGCTCTGGAATTGGAGTACGGCCAAATCACGGCAGTCCTCACCAAAGCCCGAAAAACAGCCTCGGAGAAATAG
- a CDS encoding response regulator transcription factor, which produces MHILLVEDEKGLHQEVKQFLLQSQYLVDSAFTYAEASEKIYVNSYDFVLLDLGLPGGDGLDLLREARQNDKQEASFIILTARGALDDRIKGLDLGADDYLPKPFSLLELQSRMQAITRRKFGLRRQEISFGQGFVMDVTARVLRHGAQEVPLTKKEFDLLHYLLLHKSRVLTRLQLGEHLWGNVLEDDSDSNYIDVHIKNIRKKLTAFAPADFLETVRGIGYRVTE; this is translated from the coding sequence ATGCACATTCTGCTTGTTGAAGACGAAAAAGGCCTGCACCAGGAGGTGAAGCAGTTCCTGCTGCAGTCGCAGTACCTCGTTGATTCGGCCTTCACCTACGCCGAGGCTTCCGAGAAAATTTACGTCAACAGCTACGATTTCGTGCTGCTGGACCTGGGCCTGCCCGGCGGCGACGGTCTGGACCTGCTGCGCGAAGCCCGCCAGAACGATAAGCAAGAGGCTTCCTTCATCATCCTCACGGCCCGCGGCGCCCTCGACGACCGAATCAAAGGCCTAGACCTGGGCGCCGACGACTACCTGCCCAAGCCGTTCTCGCTGCTGGAGCTGCAGAGCCGGATGCAGGCCATCACGCGCCGCAAGTTTGGGCTGCGGCGCCAGGAAATTAGCTTCGGCCAAGGCTTCGTGATGGACGTGACGGCCCGGGTTCTGCGCCACGGCGCGCAGGAAGTGCCGCTCACCAAAAAGGAGTTCGACCTGCTGCACTACCTGCTGCTGCACAAAAGCCGCGTGCTCACGCGCCTGCAGCTGGGCGAGCACCTGTGGGGCAATGTGCTGGAAGACGACTCCGATTCCAACTACATCGACGTGCACATCAAGAACATCCGCAAGAAGCTCACGGCCTTCGCCCCCGCCGACTTCCTGGAAACCGTGCGCGGCATTGGGTATAGAGTAACTGAGTAA
- a CDS encoding ABC transporter permease/substrate-binding protein translates to MNTLHELLAFWQTQAGKLGEQTLQHIGLTAASLLLGVLVGVPLGLWLTRRPRVAPWVLGVAGVLQTIPSIALLGFLIPLLGIGPGPAILALFLYSLLPIIRNTVAGVQGVPPAVVDAARGLGFTDGQLLRRVELPLALPVLMAGIRTAAVINVGVATLAAYVAAGGLGEFIFGGIALNNPVMILAGAIPAAALALAFDAALGGVQRLSGRKLVGVGRALLVTLPLLAGLYLLPRATGKLLAGFSPEFIGRADGLPGLRQAYGLGRLPSVVLAPALVYEAARSANVDLIDGYSTDGRIKAYHLRVLHDDRHVFPPYFAAPVVRAGLLTEHPELRAVFGMLAGQLSDSVMTDLNYRVDYLHEEPRAVALAFLRRRGLWRAPRPLAAGAPVVKLGSKIFAEQYILAEMYASLIRGNTGLDVSTKTGLGGTTICFEALRSGAIDMYPEYSGTGLLVLLQPPPATVDSLGADAGAVFGYVQQQFRRRYQLEWLAPLGFNNTYALLMRRQQARELGISSISELSAYLK, encoded by the coding sequence ATGAATACGCTCCACGAACTCCTGGCTTTCTGGCAGACGCAGGCCGGCAAACTCGGCGAACAGACTCTGCAGCATATCGGCCTGACGGCTGCCTCGCTGCTGCTGGGCGTGCTGGTGGGCGTGCCGCTGGGGCTGTGGCTCACGCGCCGGCCCCGGGTGGCGCCGTGGGTGCTGGGCGTGGCCGGCGTGCTCCAGACCATTCCGAGCATTGCGCTGCTGGGCTTCCTGATTCCGCTGCTGGGCATCGGGCCGGGGCCGGCTATTCTGGCGCTGTTTCTCTATTCGCTGCTGCCCATCATCCGCAATACGGTGGCAGGAGTGCAGGGTGTGCCACCGGCGGTGGTAGACGCCGCGCGCGGGCTGGGCTTCACCGACGGGCAGCTGCTGCGTCGCGTGGAGCTGCCGCTGGCGCTGCCGGTGCTCATGGCCGGCATCCGCACGGCGGCCGTCATCAATGTGGGCGTGGCCACGCTGGCGGCCTACGTGGCGGCGGGCGGCCTCGGCGAGTTCATCTTCGGCGGCATTGCCCTCAACAACCCAGTGATGATTCTGGCCGGCGCCATTCCGGCAGCGGCTTTGGCGCTGGCCTTCGACGCGGCGCTGGGTGGCGTACAACGCCTTTCGGGACGGAAGCTGGTGGGTGTGGGCCGGGCGCTGCTGGTGACGCTGCCGCTGCTGGCGGGCCTCTACCTGCTGCCCCGCGCCACGGGCAAGCTGCTGGCCGGCTTCAGCCCCGAGTTTATCGGCCGGGCCGATGGTCTGCCGGGTTTGCGCCAGGCGTACGGGCTGGGCCGCCTGCCCAGCGTGGTGCTGGCCCCGGCTCTGGTGTACGAAGCCGCCCGCAGCGCCAACGTCGACCTCATCGATGGCTACTCCACCGATGGCCGCATCAAGGCCTACCACCTGCGCGTGCTCCACGACGACCGGCACGTGTTTCCGCCCTACTTCGCGGCCCCCGTGGTGCGGGCCGGGCTCCTCACGGAGCATCCCGAGCTGCGGGCCGTGTTCGGGATGCTGGCCGGCCAGCTCTCCGACTCCGTGATGACCGACCTCAACTACCGCGTCGATTACCTGCACGAGGAGCCGCGGGCGGTGGCGCTGGCGTTTCTGCGGCGGCGTGGGCTGTGGCGGGCACCCCGGCCGCTGGCTGCGGGCGCGCCCGTAGTGAAGTTGGGCTCCAAGATTTTTGCCGAGCAGTACATTCTAGCTGAGATGTACGCCAGCCTGATCCGGGGCAATACCGGGCTGGATGTCAGCACCAAAACCGGGCTCGGCGGCACTACCATCTGCTTCGAGGCGCTGCGCAGCGGCGCCATCGATATGTACCCCGAGTACAGCGGCACCGGCCTACTGGTGCTGCTGCAGCCCCCGCCCGCCACCGTCGATTCCTTGGGGGCCGATGCCGGGGCCGTGTTCGGCTATGTACAGCAGCAGTTCCGGCGGCGCTACCAGCTGGAGTGGCTGGCCCCGCTGGGCTTCAACAACACCTACGCGCTGCTCATGCGCCGGCAGCAGGCACGGGAGTTGGGCATCTCCTCTATTTCGGAGCTGAGCGCGTATCTGAAGTAA
- a CDS encoding ABC transporter ATP-binding protein, whose protein sequence is MPDAIPALAVHNLTKHYGPHAVVQDVSFALAPGETLVLLGPSGCGKTTLLRMLNRLVEPDSGTVHLTGHDVRQLPPEQLRRGIGYVIQQVGLLPHYTVAENVGVVPGLLGHAPAAIAQRTHELLTRLHLPPERYATQYPHQLSGGQQQRVGLARALAADPPLVLLDEPFGALDQITRAGIRREFRELEELRRKTMVLVTHDVQEAFELADRILLLDAGRVQQLGTPRELLFQPANDFVRRFFEAEKLSLQFRTLQLQDVLPDLASEYTNTSSSNHKTLPLTATIQEALEALSTPDPTSGPATERVLLTKPEVDQAPAVPFNLASLMSAFGQAIQRLQRP, encoded by the coding sequence ATGCCCGATGCCATACCCGCCCTGGCGGTACATAACCTTACCAAGCACTACGGCCCGCACGCCGTGGTGCAGGACGTTTCGTTTGCGCTGGCGCCCGGCGAGACGCTGGTGCTGCTGGGGCCGAGCGGCTGCGGCAAAACCACGCTGCTGCGCATGCTCAACCGCCTAGTGGAGCCCGACAGTGGCACCGTGCACCTAACCGGCCACGATGTGCGCCAGCTGCCGCCCGAACAGCTGCGCCGCGGCATCGGCTACGTGATTCAGCAGGTGGGTTTGCTGCCGCACTACACTGTGGCCGAAAATGTGGGCGTGGTACCGGGGCTGCTGGGCCACGCGCCGGCCGCCATTGCACAGCGCACCCACGAGCTGCTTACACGCCTGCACCTGCCACCGGAGCGCTACGCCACCCAGTATCCGCACCAGCTGTCGGGTGGGCAGCAGCAGCGGGTGGGGCTGGCCCGCGCCCTGGCCGCCGACCCGCCCCTGGTGCTGCTCGACGAACCCTTCGGCGCCCTCGACCAGATTACGCGGGCCGGCATCCGCCGCGAGTTCCGGGAGCTGGAGGAGTTGCGCCGCAAAACCATGGTGCTGGTAACCCACGACGTGCAGGAAGCCTTCGAGCTGGCCGACCGGATTCTGCTGCTGGATGCCGGCCGCGTGCAGCAGCTGGGCACCCCGCGGGAGCTGCTGTTCCAGCCCGCCAACGACTTCGTGCGGCGCTTCTTCGAGGCCGAAAAGCTGAGCCTGCAATTCCGCACGCTACAGCTGCAGGACGTGCTACCCGATTTAGCTTCCGAGTACACAAACACCTCATCTTCAAACCACAAAACCCTGCCACTTACAGCAACCATCCAGGAGGCGCTGGAGGCCCTCAGCACACCCGACCCGACTTCAGGCCCCGCCACCGAGCGGGTACTGCTGACCAAGCCGGAAGTTGATCAAGCACCAGCCGTTCCCTTCAACCTGGCCTCGCTGATGAGTGCTTTCGGGCAGGCCATCCAACGTCTGCAACGGCCATGA
- a CDS encoding T9SS type A sorting domain-containing protein, with amino-acid sequence MLQANDATAQAVNNVTEIITDFGGFFQSATTAVNPTLPDNSHDLLAFTLNGTRYSTGVDDALLATRGLTFVAGQYAALPVSAIGTPVTNTKVALGASFDGVPNGASNPVPANNIPFYLRDGRNGLNLGTGTANVTGTLDLSISGLTATAVGDGIPDILVTQIADPSNSQDRYQFLDANGQVVGRAVDVAFNSIGVVANWTADFYEASQSPMTLAAGFTRTPRTMRLWSADLSAFGITAANAGSVRSFRIALSGSSDLAFVAYNRQTADFVNPPLPVVLSAFEGEAAATETFLTWQTAQEVNSAAFEVQTSTDGRTFRTVGRVQAAGASSQRRQYSYQHPTTQAGVRYYRLLQIDQDGTSTTSPVLALTAGRKTGQPLQVTAAPNPFGSQLVLTVAGAEAGQPTTVELTTLAGRRVYQQDFPASAGQLLTLELAQLPAGMYLARVTVAGQTTVLKVVKQ; translated from the coding sequence TTGCTTCAAGCCAATGATGCAACGGCTCAGGCGGTTAACAACGTCACGGAAATCATTACCGACTTCGGCGGCTTTTTCCAGAGCGCCACCACCGCCGTCAACCCCACCTTGCCCGACAACTCGCACGATCTGCTGGCGTTTACGCTCAACGGCACGCGCTATTCCACCGGCGTGGACGATGCCCTGCTGGCAACCCGGGGCCTGACCTTCGTGGCCGGGCAGTATGCGGCCCTGCCGGTCAGCGCCATCGGCACCCCCGTTACCAACACTAAAGTAGCCCTGGGCGCCAGCTTCGACGGCGTGCCGAACGGTGCCAGCAACCCCGTCCCGGCCAACAACATCCCGTTCTATCTGCGCGACGGCCGCAACGGCCTTAACCTGGGCACGGGCACGGCCAACGTGACCGGCACCCTCGATCTGTCCATCAGCGGCCTGACGGCCACCGCCGTCGGCGACGGTATTCCCGATATCCTGGTGACGCAGATTGCCGACCCTTCCAACTCGCAGGACCGCTATCAGTTTCTGGATGCCAACGGCCAGGTGGTAGGCCGGGCCGTGGATGTTGCCTTCAACAGCATTGGGGTGGTGGCCAACTGGACCGCCGACTTTTACGAGGCCTCGCAGAGCCCCATGACCCTGGCGGCCGGCTTTACGCGCACGCCCCGGACGATGCGGCTGTGGTCGGCCGACCTGAGTGCATTTGGTATCACGGCCGCAAACGCAGGCAGTGTCCGTAGCTTCCGGATAGCGCTGAGCGGCAGCAGCGACCTGGCGTTTGTGGCCTACAACAGGCAGACCGCCGACTTCGTGAACCCACCGCTGCCCGTGGTGCTGAGCGCCTTTGAAGGCGAGGCTGCCGCCACCGAAACATTCCTGACCTGGCAGACCGCGCAGGAAGTCAACTCGGCCGCCTTCGAGGTGCAGACCAGCACCGACGGCCGCACCTTCCGGACGGTGGGCCGCGTGCAGGCAGCCGGCGCATCCAGCCAGCGCCGCCAGTACAGCTACCAGCACCCCACCACGCAGGCCGGCGTGCGCTACTACCGGCTCCTGCAGATCGACCAGGATGGCACCAGCACCACCTCGCCGGTGCTGGCCCTTACGGCCGGGCGCAAAACCGGCCAGCCGCTGCAGGTTACGGCCGCCCCGAACCCCTTCGGCAGCCAGCTCGTGCTGACAGTAGCCGGCGCCGAGGCCGGGCAGCCGACGACGGTGGAACTCACGACACTGGCGGGCCGCCGCGTCTATCAGCAGGATTTTCCGGCTTCCGCCGGCCAGCTGCTCACGCTGGAGCTGGCGCAGCTGCCGGCCGGTATGTACTTGGCGCGCGTAACGGTGGCAGGCCAGACGACGGTGCTGAAAGTGGTGAAGCAGTAA
- a CDS encoding DUF1028 domain-containing protein, translating into MKRLFCALLLLAGFAGPAAAQVYRTTDPLAHTYSIVARDPATGDLAVAVQSHWFSVGTSVSWAEAGVGAIATQSFTNKSFGPRGLALLRSGKTAQQTLDELLSTDDGRDVRQVAIVDSKGNVATHTGAKCIDFAGHRQGTQFSVQANMMLTEKVPAAMQQAFEAGTKLPLPERMLAALDAAQAAGGDVRGRQSAALLVVRAKPGAGVWEDRLVDLRVDDAAEPLKELRRLLSLHRAYEHMNAGDLAVEKNDVPGAIREYEAAEKLFPNNLEMQYWHAISLANKQQVPAALKLLGPIFRQEPNWRVLTERLPKVGLLTVSAAEMKQILSLK; encoded by the coding sequence ATGAAACGACTCTTCTGCGCCCTGCTGCTGCTGGCAGGCTTTGCCGGCCCGGCCGCCGCCCAGGTGTACCGCACCACCGATCCGCTGGCCCACACCTACAGCATCGTGGCCCGCGACCCAGCCACCGGCGACCTGGCCGTGGCCGTGCAGAGCCACTGGTTTTCGGTGGGCACCAGCGTGAGCTGGGCCGAGGCCGGGGTGGGGGCCATTGCCACCCAGTCGTTTACCAACAAGTCGTTTGGGCCGCGCGGGCTGGCGTTGCTGCGCAGTGGCAAAACCGCCCAGCAGACCCTCGACGAGCTGCTCAGCACCGACGACGGCCGCGACGTGCGGCAGGTGGCCATCGTGGACAGCAAAGGCAACGTGGCCACCCACACCGGTGCTAAGTGCATCGACTTTGCCGGGCACCGGCAGGGTACCCAGTTTTCGGTGCAGGCCAATATGATGCTCACCGAGAAGGTGCCCGCCGCCATGCAGCAGGCATTTGAGGCCGGCACCAAGCTGCCCTTACCCGAGCGGATGCTGGCCGCCCTCGACGCGGCCCAGGCGGCCGGCGGCGACGTACGCGGGCGGCAGTCGGCGGCGCTGCTGGTGGTGCGGGCCAAGCCGGGCGCGGGCGTCTGGGAAGACCGGCTCGTGGATTTGCGCGTGGACGATGCCGCCGAGCCGCTCAAGGAGCTGCGCCGCCTACTGAGTTTGCACCGCGCCTACGAGCACATGAACGCCGGCGACCTGGCCGTGGAGAAAAACGACGTGCCCGGCGCCATCCGCGAGTATGAGGCCGCCGAGAAGCTCTTCCCCAACAACCTGGAAATGCAGTACTGGCACGCCATCAGCCTAGCCAACAAGCAGCAGGTGCCGGCCGCTTTGAAGCTGCTGGGCCCGATTTTCCGGCAGGAGCCCAACTGGCGCGTGCTCACTGAGCGGCTGCCCAAAGTGGGTTTGCTGACGGTGAGTGCCGCGGAAATGAAGCAGATTCTTAGCCTCAAATAA
- a CDS encoding phosphoglycerate mutase family protein, whose translation MLTSRPAAFRLLLWLLPLWLAGSGCASSKQTQATNASYTTVYVVRHAEKDLTPGLADPPLTPAGQQRAQALRDTLRKTPLDVVFSTNTSRTRTTAEPLAALKNQQIMPYDAKQMPALAASIRRDYQGRTVLVVGHSNTILETVEALGAPRPVPAVGDNEYDYLLEVHIPKDSTRAATATARRYGVRSAGQ comes from the coding sequence ATGCTCACTTCCCGCCCTGCCGCTTTCCGTTTGCTTCTCTGGCTGCTGCCGCTGTGGCTGGCCGGCAGCGGTTGTGCTTCCTCGAAGCAGACGCAGGCAACCAACGCCTCCTACACCACGGTCTACGTGGTGCGCCACGCCGAAAAAGACCTCACGCCCGGCCTCGCCGACCCGCCCCTGACGCCCGCCGGCCAGCAGCGGGCCCAGGCCCTGCGCGACACGCTGCGCAAGACGCCGCTGGACGTGGTTTTCTCGACCAATACCAGCCGCACCCGCACTACGGCCGAGCCGCTGGCTGCCCTTAAGAACCAGCAAATCATGCCCTATGATGCCAAACAGATGCCTGCCTTGGCTGCTAGCATCCGGCGCGACTACCAGGGGCGCACGGTGCTGGTAGTAGGCCACTCCAACACCATCCTCGAAACTGTGGAAGCCCTGGGCGCCCCCCGCCCGGTGCCTGCCGTCGGCGACAACGAGTACGACTACCTGCTGGAAGTGCATATTCCGAAGGACTCTACCCGCGCCGCTACCGCCACCGCCCGGCGCTACGGAGTTCGCAGCGCCGGCCAGTAA
- a CDS encoding M20/M25/M40 family metallo-hydrolase: MISSFRRLTLAGLLLAAAPVAAQTAPATDSLAIRRLYDEALMRGQSYENLRELCTKIGGRLSGSPQAEQAVQWGKKEMEKMGLDRVYLQEVMVPHWVRGAKEKGRATGAKGKGLDFNVCALGGSVGTGGKLKAQIVEVHSMAELAALPADKVKGKFVFFNRPMNPVHVETGRAYGEAGDQRRSGASEAAKRGAIGALVRSLTLTHDDYPHTGTMRYDEAVAKVPAAALSTNGADQLSQLLKADPNLQFELDMSCQTLPDVKSYNVVGELKGSKYPDEIITVGGHLDSWDLAQGAHDDGTGCVQSMEVLRLLKASGLKPERTVRAVLFMNEENGVRGGEKYAELAKAANEKHLAAMESDGGGFTPRGFNIEADAATVRKVQQWQPLLRPYGSAEFNAGHAGTDIGPLKTQAKALIGFDCDSQRYFDLHHAATDTFDKVNRRELELGGASMAALVYLMSKYGL; this comes from the coding sequence ATGATTTCATCTTTCCGCCGCCTCACCCTGGCCGGCCTGCTGCTGGCTGCCGCCCCGGTAGCCGCCCAGACGGCCCCCGCCACCGACTCCCTGGCCATCCGCCGCCTCTACGACGAGGCCCTAATGCGGGGGCAGAGCTACGAAAACCTGCGCGAGCTGTGCACAAAGATTGGCGGGCGCCTCAGCGGCTCGCCGCAGGCCGAGCAGGCCGTGCAGTGGGGTAAGAAGGAGATGGAGAAGATGGGCCTCGACCGGGTGTACCTGCAGGAGGTGATGGTGCCGCACTGGGTGCGCGGTGCCAAGGAAAAAGGCCGCGCCACCGGCGCCAAAGGCAAGGGCCTCGACTTCAACGTGTGTGCGCTGGGTGGCTCGGTGGGCACCGGCGGCAAGCTGAAGGCGCAGATAGTGGAGGTGCACAGTATGGCCGAGCTGGCCGCGTTACCCGCTGATAAAGTGAAAGGTAAGTTCGTGTTCTTCAACCGCCCGATGAACCCGGTACACGTGGAAACCGGCCGGGCCTACGGCGAAGCCGGCGACCAGCGCCGCAGCGGCGCATCCGAGGCCGCCAAGCGCGGCGCCATCGGGGCGCTGGTGCGCAGCCTTACGCTCACCCACGACGACTACCCCCACACCGGCACCATGCGCTACGACGAGGCCGTGGCCAAGGTGCCTGCCGCCGCCCTCAGCACCAACGGCGCCGACCAGCTCAGCCAGCTGCTCAAAGCCGACCCCAACCTGCAGTTTGAGCTGGACATGAGCTGCCAGACCCTGCCCGACGTGAAGAGCTACAACGTAGTCGGCGAGCTGAAAGGCTCGAAGTATCCCGACGAAATCATCACCGTCGGTGGCCACCTCGACTCCTGGGACCTAGCCCAGGGCGCCCACGACGACGGCACGGGCTGCGTGCAGAGCATGGAAGTGCTGCGCCTGCTGAAGGCCTCGGGCCTGAAACCCGAGCGCACCGTGCGGGCCGTGCTGTTTATGAACGAGGAAAACGGCGTGCGCGGCGGCGAGAAATACGCCGAGCTGGCTAAGGCCGCCAACGAAAAGCATCTGGCCGCCATGGAGTCGGATGGGGGCGGGTTCACGCCGCGCGGCTTCAACATTGAGGCTGATGCGGCCACCGTGCGCAAAGTGCAGCAGTGGCAGCCGCTGCTGCGCCCCTACGGCAGCGCCGAGTTCAACGCCGGCCACGCCGGCACCGACATCGGCCCGTTGAAAACCCAGGCCAAAGCCCTCATCGGCTTCGACTGCGACTCCCAGCGCTACTTCGACCTGCACCACGCCGCCACCGACACCTTCGACAAGGTAAACCGCCGCGAGCTGGAGCTCGGGGGCGCCAGCATGGCCGCTCTTGTGTACCTGATGAGCAAGTATGGGTTGTAA
- a CDS encoding 2'-5' RNA ligase family protein, with product MQMHLYLIALVPPEPVRGQVWALKQELHQRTGSRNAIGLPPHITLVPPTRQPEPFAAAATESLHRFAITQTAFEVRLQDFGWFTDRTLFVQVAEATALRQLQAALMRWCGQHLPTIRPEARPFTPHMTLATRDLPPALVPELQQDFAARFYEATFPVNSFELFRHDGRQWNSLTTFPLSPV from the coding sequence ATGCAAATGCATCTTTACCTGATTGCGCTGGTGCCGCCGGAGCCGGTGCGCGGGCAGGTGTGGGCCCTGAAGCAGGAGCTGCACCAGCGTACCGGCAGCCGCAACGCCATCGGCCTGCCGCCGCACATTACGCTGGTGCCGCCTACCCGGCAGCCTGAACCGTTTGCTGCTGCAGCCACGGAAAGCCTGCACCGGTTCGCTATTACGCAAACTGCGTTTGAGGTGCGCCTGCAGGATTTTGGCTGGTTCACAGACCGTACGCTGTTCGTGCAGGTAGCGGAAGCCACGGCCCTGCGGCAGCTGCAGGCGGCGCTGATGCGCTGGTGCGGGCAGCACTTGCCCACCATCCGCCCCGAGGCGCGCCCCTTCACACCCCACATGACGCTGGCCACCCGCGACCTGCCGCCCGCCCTGGTACCGGAGCTGCAGCAGGATTTCGCGGCCCGCTTCTACGAGGCCACTTTCCCGGTCAATTCTTTCGAGCTCTTCCGCCACGACGGCCGCCAGTGGAACAGCCTCACTACCTTCCCACTATCACCAGTATAG